Proteins found in one Acidimicrobiales bacterium genomic segment:
- a CDS encoding phosphotransferase family protein yields MATQPVISFDRLATWMDDSGLPGKGEPIEHRFLSGGSQNEIYEIRRGELRGAIRVPPSGAPADRDEGILREWRIIEALDGTDVPHTSAIAMCDDPSVLGRTFYLMGFVDGWSPMDQKSWPAPFDADLGARAGLGYQLAEGIALLSKVDWRAKGLQGLGRPDGFHDRQVERWTTFFERIKGRKLEGMDVATTWLQAHRPVDYIPGIMHGDYQFANVMYKDGAPASLAAIVDWEMGTVGDPKLDLGWMIQSWPEDTTALEASEASYVDLRGMPSRSQVLSHYAEVSGRQVDDIDYYVILAKWKLAIVLERGFQRAGDDEKLVAFGPIVVDLMKGAAELAETTDYGR; encoded by the coding sequence ATGGCGACGCAACCCGTGATCTCTTTCGACCGTCTTGCCACATGGATGGATGACAGCGGCCTGCCCGGCAAGGGTGAGCCCATCGAGCACCGTTTTCTCTCGGGCGGGTCGCAGAACGAGATCTACGAGATCCGCCGCGGTGAGCTTCGCGGCGCGATCCGGGTCCCGCCGTCAGGCGCGCCAGCTGACCGGGACGAAGGGATCCTCCGTGAGTGGCGCATTATCGAGGCGCTGGACGGCACCGACGTTCCCCACACCTCGGCCATCGCGATGTGCGACGACCCGTCGGTGCTCGGCCGGACGTTCTACCTCATGGGCTTTGTCGACGGCTGGTCACCCATGGATCAGAAGAGCTGGCCGGCGCCCTTCGACGCCGATCTTGGGGCACGCGCCGGGCTGGGCTACCAGCTGGCGGAGGGCATCGCCCTGCTCTCGAAGGTCGACTGGCGGGCCAAGGGCCTGCAGGGACTTGGCCGCCCCGATGGTTTCCACGACCGCCAGGTCGAACGCTGGACCACGTTCTTCGAGCGGATCAAGGGCCGGAAGCTGGAGGGTATGGACGTCGCCACGACGTGGCTGCAGGCGCATCGGCCGGTCGACTACATCCCGGGGATCATGCACGGCGACTATCAGTTCGCCAACGTGATGTACAAGGACGGCGCTCCGGCCAGCCTTGCCGCCATCGTCGACTGGGAGATGGGTACCGTCGGCGACCCCAAGCTGGACCTCGGTTGGATGATCCAGAGCTGGCCCGAGGATACGACGGCCCTGGAGGCCTCAGAGGCAAGCTACGTCGACCTGCGGGGCATGCCGTCCCGTTCTCAGGTCCTCTCGCACTACGCCGAGGTATCGGGGCGGCAGGTCGATGACATCGACTACTACGTCATCCTCGCCAAGTGGAAGCTTGCCATCGTGTTGGAACGGGGCTTTCAGCGGGCGGGTGACGATGAGAAGCTCGTGGCCTTCGGCCCGATCGTCGTCGATCTGATGAAGGGAGCCGCCGAGCTGGCCGAGACCACGGACTACGGCCGTTGA
- a CDS encoding enoyl-CoA hydratase/isomerase family protein, which yields MTAYDVPPVIEVEAQGPIRLVRLNRPEQLNATNHQLHQGLAKLFPQIDADDDARAVVLTGNGRAFSAGGDFTYLVELTKDSALRRQSLTDGKQIVTGMLACRVPIIAAVNGPAVGLGCSLVALSDIVFMAESAHLADPHVAVGLVAADGGPVTWPLLISLQLAKEYALTGDPIPARRAAEIGLVNHVCPDGGVVDQALACADRIVKLPKQATEDTKRILNLHLQRAVLATIDFALAAEDRSFTSPELRANLDRLLSKGPA from the coding sequence ATGACTGCATACGACGTGCCGCCCGTGATAGAGGTCGAGGCCCAGGGGCCGATCAGGCTCGTCCGCCTCAACCGGCCCGAGCAGCTGAACGCCACCAACCACCAGCTCCACCAGGGACTCGCCAAGCTGTTCCCGCAGATCGACGCCGACGACGACGCCCGCGCCGTCGTGCTGACCGGCAACGGCCGGGCGTTCTCCGCAGGTGGCGATTTCACCTATCTGGTCGAGCTGACCAAGGACAGCGCTCTGCGCCGGCAGTCGCTGACCGACGGCAAGCAGATCGTGACCGGGATGCTCGCGTGCCGCGTGCCGATCATCGCCGCGGTGAACGGCCCGGCCGTCGGGCTCGGCTGCAGTCTCGTGGCCTTGTCCGACATCGTGTTCATGGCCGAGAGCGCCCACCTGGCCGACCCGCACGTGGCGGTGGGCCTGGTGGCCGCCGACGGTGGCCCGGTTACCTGGCCGCTCCTCATCAGCCTGCAGCTGGCCAAGGAGTACGCGCTCACCGGTGACCCCATCCCGGCCCGGCGAGCCGCCGAGATCGGGCTCGTGAACCATGTCTGCCCCGACGGCGGGGTGGTGGACCAGGCGCTGGCCTGCGCCGACCGCATCGTCAAGTTGCCCAAGCAGGCGACCGAGGACACCAAGCGGATTCTCAATCTCCACCTCCAGCGGGCCGTGCTGGCGACGATCGACTTCGCCCTCGCCGCCGAGGACCGGTCGTTCACATCGCCCGAGCTGCGGGCCAATCTCGACCGCCTCCTCTCGAAGGGACCGGCATGA
- a CDS encoding acyl-CoA dehydrogenase family protein, translating to MIDAAARELFERGIGHAFDQPTSEAVDAALGELGWHDALAADQRAAVSALFRRQGEVSATSSALDWLLASSLGADGAVVLPALGRWDPPGEVYGPRLRVNGLSRQSIGDRVVVVASARDKDIAFDVPAADLLLRPVHGVDPQLELLEITGETVDVDGQPLIGWEAALALGQLAVGHELVGASRAMLELARAHALERVQFGRPIATFQAIRHRLADSLVAIEAAEAVLDAAWLDRSPQTAAMAKAMSGRSARIAARHCQQVLAGIGFTTEHALHRYVRRVLVLDLLLGSSKALTRKLGSEVVASRQLPPLLPL from the coding sequence GTGATCGACGCCGCGGCGCGGGAGCTGTTCGAGCGCGGCATCGGCCATGCGTTCGACCAACCCACCAGCGAAGCGGTCGACGCAGCCCTAGGCGAGCTGGGCTGGCACGACGCGCTGGCTGCCGACCAGCGCGCCGCGGTCTCGGCTCTCTTCCGGCGCCAGGGCGAGGTGAGCGCCACCTCGTCTGCGCTCGACTGGCTCCTCGCCAGCAGCCTCGGCGCCGACGGTGCCGTGGTGCTCCCCGCCCTCGGCCGATGGGACCCGCCCGGCGAGGTGTACGGGCCGCGGCTGCGGGTCAACGGGCTCTCGCGCCAGTCGATCGGTGACCGCGTCGTCGTGGTGGCAAGCGCCAGGGACAAGGACATCGCGTTCGACGTGCCGGCGGCCGATCTCCTGCTCAGACCGGTGCATGGGGTCGACCCGCAGCTCGAGCTCCTCGAGATAACCGGCGAGACGGTTGATGTCGACGGCCAACCCCTGATCGGTTGGGAGGCCGCCCTCGCCCTCGGGCAACTCGCCGTCGGCCACGAGCTCGTGGGCGCGTCGAGGGCGATGCTCGAGCTCGCTCGCGCCCACGCCCTCGAGCGCGTCCAGTTCGGGCGCCCGATTGCCACATTCCAGGCTATCCGCCACAGGCTGGCCGACTCGCTCGTCGCCATCGAGGCCGCTGAGGCCGTGCTGGATGCCGCCTGGCTGGACCGATCGCCACAGACTGCGGCGATGGCCAAGGCCATGTCGGGGCGCAGCGCTCGGATCGCTGCCCGCCACTGCCAGCAGGTTCTGGCCGGCATCGGGTTCACGACCGAGCACGCGCTCCACCGCTACGTCAGACGGGTGCTCGTGCTCGACCTACTGCTCGGCTCGTCGAAGGCGCTCACGCGGAAGCTGGGCAGCGAGGTCGTCGCCTCGCGACAGCTGCCGCCCCTGCTCCCGCTGTGA
- a CDS encoding nuclear transport factor 2 family protein, translating to MATPSAEDVIELEQLLARYALGMTKSDIDAVIDVFTPDGSYSAFGDTYGLADFPALVKAAPKGLFLVGPPVLTLDGDRGTGEQPLSFVDQTNHDMRIGWYTDTYRRTADGWRLHTRSMTFLRRSGAKDSGRVHDPTRPAPTAG from the coding sequence GTGGCGACCCCGTCGGCCGAAGACGTCATCGAGCTGGAGCAGCTGCTGGCGCGCTATGCCCTCGGCATGACGAAGAGCGACATCGACGCGGTGATCGACGTGTTCACCCCCGACGGCTCCTACAGCGCCTTCGGCGATACTTACGGGCTCGCCGACTTCCCCGCGCTCGTCAAGGCTGCGCCCAAAGGACTCTTCCTCGTCGGCCCGCCCGTGCTCACGCTCGACGGCGACAGGGGCACCGGTGAACAGCCGCTGAGCTTCGTCGACCAGACCAACCACGATATGCGCATCGGGTGGTACACCGACACCTACCGGCGCACCGCCGATGGCTGGCGCCTGCACACAAGGTCGATGACCTTCCTGCGGCGGAGCGGCGCTAAGGATTCCGGTCGAGTGCACGACCCCACGCGGCCCGCACCGACCGCTGGTTGA
- a CDS encoding enoyl-CoA hydratase-related protein, whose translation MNDELVRERRGNVLVARLNRPEARNALNATVIDGIGAVAQEAEADPEIRVVVITGTGDRAFCAGMDLRAFASGEQSTPSDADSMEGFRRLIDGQLTVPVIGAANASALAGGFELLLSCDIIVASSQAMFGLPEVKRGLIPAGSGTLLGTRIPLAIALEMALTGDSVDADRAYELGLVNAVVATDEVMPTALGYAERIAANGPLGVGATKELVRLNVTDAGRAAERLRELQPLVFGSADAREGAMAFIEKRKPVWRGR comes from the coding sequence TTGAACGACGAGCTCGTCCGCGAGCGGCGTGGCAACGTCCTCGTCGCCCGCCTGAACCGGCCCGAGGCGAGGAACGCGCTCAACGCCACGGTGATCGACGGCATCGGCGCGGTGGCGCAGGAGGCGGAGGCGGACCCGGAGATCCGGGTCGTCGTGATCACTGGCACCGGTGACCGCGCTTTCTGCGCGGGGATGGACCTGCGCGCCTTTGCCAGCGGGGAGCAGTCGACTCCGAGCGACGCCGACAGCATGGAAGGCTTCCGTCGGTTGATCGACGGCCAGCTCACCGTGCCGGTAATCGGCGCCGCCAACGCCTCAGCTCTGGCGGGTGGCTTCGAGCTTCTCCTGAGCTGCGACATCATCGTCGCGTCCTCCCAGGCCATGTTCGGGCTGCCCGAGGTCAAGAGAGGGCTGATCCCAGCAGGCAGCGGCACCTTGCTCGGTACCAGGATCCCGTTGGCCATCGCACTGGAGATGGCCCTCACCGGCGACAGCGTCGACGCGGACCGCGCCTATGAGCTCGGCCTGGTCAATGCTGTGGTCGCAACGGACGAGGTGATGCCCACGGCGCTCGGGTATGCGGAGCGAATCGCCGCTAATGGCCCGTTGGGCGTGGGGGCAACCAAGGAGCTCGTCCGACTGAACGTGACGGACGCCGGCCGGGCAGCCGAGCGCCTCCGCGAGTTGCAGCCGTTGGTGTTTGGCAGCGCGGACGCCAGGGAAGGCGCGATGGCATTCATCGAGAAGCGCAAGCCGGTGTGGCGGGGTCGGTAG
- a CDS encoding acyl-CoA dehydrogenase family protein produces the protein MELDEFRTSLDAWLDEQEGALAPDHDGLGTLDEQMAQLTKVKRLTFDAGWMRWGWPVRVGGLGGTTLPRAYLGEALTSRDLVEPGIYSMAEVLAPTMIDFAAPELAATMVPRLLRGDETWCQGFSEPGTGSNLASLSCRAVRSHGGWRVTGQKVWTSLAQYSERCVLLTRTGSVESAHRGITALFVDMDSPGITVRPIESMHGVEEFCEVFFDDVAVPFDRTLGEEGQGWSVAMDLLPYERSTSLWHRAAYLHRRLQQLLDAAPPDTLDAAEVGQTTQLLYAFRARSRSTQHRLARGEDLGPETSIDKVLLATIEQAVFDLVGDGLASDLAIGDGTTSERWRTEFLYSRAATIYGGSAEIQRNIIARRLLDLGSDR, from the coding sequence ATGGAGCTCGACGAGTTCCGGACGTCGCTCGACGCCTGGCTCGACGAGCAGGAAGGCGCCTTGGCCCCCGATCACGATGGACTCGGGACGTTGGACGAGCAGATGGCGCAGCTCACAAAGGTCAAGAGGCTCACGTTCGATGCCGGCTGGATGCGCTGGGGCTGGCCAGTGCGGGTCGGTGGGCTCGGAGGGACGACGCTGCCGCGCGCCTACCTGGGCGAGGCCCTCACGTCGCGAGACCTCGTCGAGCCAGGGATCTACTCCATGGCCGAGGTGCTGGCGCCGACGATGATCGACTTCGCCGCACCCGAGCTGGCCGCGACCATGGTCCCGCGGTTGCTCCGCGGTGACGAGACGTGGTGCCAGGGCTTCTCCGAGCCCGGCACGGGCAGCAACCTCGCGTCGCTGTCGTGCCGCGCCGTGCGATCCCACGGCGGCTGGCGGGTCACCGGTCAGAAGGTGTGGACGAGTCTGGCCCAGTACTCCGAGCGCTGCGTCCTCTTGACGAGGACGGGCTCCGTCGAGTCGGCGCATCGCGGGATCACCGCGCTCTTCGTCGACATGGACTCGCCCGGTATCACGGTGCGGCCCATCGAGTCGATGCACGGCGTCGAGGAGTTCTGCGAGGTCTTCTTCGACGACGTGGCGGTGCCCTTCGACCGGACTCTCGGCGAGGAGGGCCAAGGCTGGTCGGTCGCCATGGACCTGCTCCCATATGAGCGCAGCACCTCGCTCTGGCACCGCGCCGCCTATCTGCACCGGCGGCTGCAGCAGCTCCTCGACGCGGCTCCGCCGGACACCCTCGACGCCGCCGAGGTCGGCCAAACGACCCAGCTGCTGTACGCCTTCCGAGCACGATCGAGGTCGACGCAGCACCGGTTGGCGCGGGGTGAGGACCTCGGACCGGAGACCTCGATCGACAAAGTGCTGCTGGCCACGATCGAACAGGCGGTGTTCGACCTCGTGGGCGACGGCCTGGCCTCCGACCTGGCCATAGGCGATGGCACCACCAGCGAGCGGTGGCGGACCGAGTTCCTCTACTCGCGGGCGGCCACGATCTACGGCGGCAGCGCCGAGATCCAGCGCAACATCATCGCCCGCCGCCTGCTCGACCTCGGGAGCGATCGGTGA
- a CDS encoding cytochrome P450 — MTDYDAIDFFREQTLIEDPYPYFDFLRQECPVRRERHHDVMMVTGYEEALAVYHDVETFSSCNSVSGPFPGFPTPLEGNDVSELIERHRDELPMSDQITTMDPPAHKAHRGLLMRLITPKRLKENEAFMWELADQQIEEFHARGEVEIVKEFAGPFTLLVIADLLGVPTEARARLREVLQGGSHERRQVGSTDDTMRHSPLEYLYGELSLYIEDRRRHPRNDVLTGLATATFPDGTLPEVIDAVRVAANLFAAGQETTVRLLGSAFQLIADRPDLQDLLRTERERIPSFVEEVLRFESPVKGDFRLSRVPTTVGGVDLPAGTTVMVLNGAANHDPRRFGSPAEFRVDRENAREHLAFGHGNHFCPGAPLARAEARVAIERLLDRMGDIRISEAHHGPAGARRYEYAPTYILRGLNRLHLTFEPA, encoded by the coding sequence ATGACCGACTACGACGCCATCGACTTCTTCCGCGAGCAGACGCTCATCGAGGACCCCTACCCGTACTTCGACTTCCTGCGCCAGGAGTGCCCGGTGCGCCGCGAGCGGCACCACGACGTGATGATGGTTACGGGGTACGAAGAGGCGCTTGCCGTCTACCACGACGTAGAGACGTTCTCCTCGTGCAACTCGGTGTCGGGGCCGTTCCCCGGCTTCCCCACCCCGCTCGAGGGCAATGACGTGAGCGAGCTGATCGAGCGCCACCGCGATGAGCTCCCGATGAGCGACCAGATCACGACCATGGACCCGCCCGCGCACAAGGCGCATCGTGGCCTGCTCATGCGGCTGATCACGCCAAAGCGTCTCAAGGAGAACGAGGCGTTCATGTGGGAGCTCGCCGACCAGCAGATCGAGGAGTTCCACGCCCGGGGCGAGGTCGAGATCGTCAAGGAGTTCGCCGGACCGTTCACACTGCTGGTGATCGCCGATCTGCTGGGCGTGCCCACCGAAGCCCGGGCCCGGCTCCGCGAGGTGCTGCAGGGAGGGTCGCACGAGCGCCGGCAGGTGGGCAGCACGGACGACACGATGCGCCACAGCCCCCTCGAGTACCTCTACGGCGAGCTCTCCCTGTACATCGAGGACCGACGGCGCCATCCGCGCAATGACGTGCTCACCGGGCTGGCGACGGCCACCTTCCCGGATGGCACGCTGCCCGAGGTGATCGACGCCGTGCGGGTGGCCGCGAACCTGTTCGCGGCCGGCCAGGAGACGACGGTGCGCCTGCTCGGCTCGGCGTTCCAGCTCATCGCTGACCGCCCCGACCTCCAGGATCTGCTGCGGACCGAGCGCGAGCGCATCCCCAGCTTCGTCGAGGAGGTGCTGCGATTCGAGAGCCCGGTGAAGGGTGACTTTCGCCTGTCACGGGTACCGACGACGGTGGGCGGCGTCGACCTCCCCGCCGGGACCACCGTGATGGTCCTCAATGGCGCCGCCAACCACGACCCCCGGCGATTCGGGTCGCCGGCGGAGTTCCGGGTCGACCGGGAGAACGCGCGGGAGCACCTGGCCTTCGGGCACGGCAACCACTTCTGCCCGGGCGCGCCCCTCGCCAGGGCCGAGGCCCGCGTGGCGATCGAGCGCCTGCTCGACCGCATGGGCGACATACGAATCTCGGAAGCGCACCACGGTCCCGCCGGCGCCCGCCGGTACGAGTATGCGCCGACCTACATCCTCCGCGGTCTCAACCGCCTCCACCTCACGTTCGAGCCGGCTTAG